From the Gramella sp. Hel_I_59 genome, one window contains:
- a CDS encoding DUF4293 domain-containing protein, giving the protein MLQRIQTIWLLLAVIVSAGLIFALPLWENSAGEFVYAHEVLIALGMFLASAAISLMSIIMFKNRKLQFVLGRLNIILNLFLLGVFVYWSLTLPGEMDISEKGIGMFLPIISIVFIVLANKAIKKDEDLVKSVDRLR; this is encoded by the coding sequence ATGCTTCAGAGAATACAGACTATTTGGTTATTATTAGCGGTTATTGTGAGTGCCGGACTCATCTTTGCTCTTCCGCTTTGGGAGAATTCAGCAGGTGAATTTGTCTATGCTCACGAAGTATTAATCGCGCTGGGAATGTTTCTTGCTTCAGCAGCAATTTCGCTGATGAGTATCATCATGTTTAAAAATAGAAAGCTTCAATTTGTTTTGGGGCGTCTAAATATCATATTAAATCTTTTTTTACTAGGAGTGTTTGTTTATTGGTCTCTAACTTTACCTGGAGAGATGGATATCTCAGAGAAAGGTATTGGGATGTTTCTTCCTATTATTTCTATCGTTTTTATTGTTTTGGCCAATAAGGCCATCAAGAAGGACGAAGATCTCGTAAAATCTGTAGATCGATTACGATAA
- a CDS encoding metallophosphoesterase family protein, producing MKKILLLSDTHSHIDERILHYAGEADEIWHAGDIGRTDVTDKLKQIGPLRAVYGNIDDAEIRKEFPLNQRFMCEEVDVWITHIGGYPGKYSPAIREEIRQNPPKLFICGHSHILKVMNDKTLGLLHMNPGAAGKHGFHKKRTMLRFQIDKKEIKELEVIELE from the coding sequence TTGAAGAAAATTCTATTACTAAGTGATACACATAGTCATATAGACGAAAGAATTTTGCATTATGCCGGTGAGGCAGATGAAATATGGCACGCAGGGGATATTGGCAGAACAGATGTAACCGATAAGCTGAAGCAAATTGGACCGCTGCGGGCAGTTTACGGGAATATAGATGATGCTGAAATACGTAAAGAATTTCCATTAAACCAGCGTTTCATGTGTGAAGAGGTAGATGTCTGGATCACTCATATTGGTGGCTACCCGGGAAAGTATTCTCCAGCGATTAGAGAAGAGATCAGACAAAATCCCCCAAAACTTTTTATTTGTGGCCATTCACATATTCTGAAAGTAATGAACGATAAAACCCTCGGACTCTTACATATGAATCCCGGCGCTGCGGGGAAACATGGATTTCACAAGAAAAGAACCATGTTACGTTTCCAGATCGATAAAAAGGAAATCAAGGAACTGGAAGTTATTGAATTAGAATAA
- a CDS encoding GNAT family N-acetyltransferase: MTIFTEKAGMQLAFNKILKTDFSLVLPYLEKLQSQALPPEILKERLLEMFEQNYECFGIYRAGKLVGVFGLWFMTRHYAGKTCEVDHIYINDDLQGLGVGTQLFQFIEQYAIKKQCETIELNSSVENFRSHKFYMNLGFVIRGYHFLKKL, encoded by the coding sequence ATGACTATTTTTACGGAAAAGGCAGGTATGCAACTGGCATTTAACAAGATTTTAAAAACTGATTTTTCCTTAGTTCTGCCTTACCTGGAAAAACTGCAGTCGCAGGCGTTGCCACCAGAGATTTTGAAGGAAAGATTACTGGAAATGTTTGAGCAGAATTATGAGTGTTTCGGTATTTATAGAGCTGGAAAACTTGTAGGTGTTTTTGGATTATGGTTCATGACCCGGCATTATGCGGGAAAAACCTGCGAAGTAGATCATATTTATATAAATGATGACCTGCAGGGGCTGGGTGTTGGGACACAGTTATTCCAATTTATAGAACAGTATGCGATCAAAAAGCAATGTGAAACTATCGAGCTAAACAGTTCCGTGGAAAACTTCAGATCACATAAATTTTACATGAATCTTGGTTTTGTAATTCGCGGCTATCATTTTCTAAAAAAACTCTGA
- a CDS encoding DUF3667 domain-containing protein has product MTHCKNCNFAISEEQNYCSNCGAKIVRDKLSVPYLFGEFFESFWSIDSNKPVLTFIDLFRRPVDVIQGYIEGLRKKYINPYGYFTIALTLTGLYTYVNLKYFPEYLDGGGLEVNTGERDITREVTTMILEHMNLITFLFIPVITLFSRLVFLKNKKYNLAEHLIIHLYAYSHISIVFAILIIISFSNQSLFAVMNYATIPFYIIYYSIIFKKMYQLTFWKLLQKSLLFLLLVLLIFVVVSLVLGFYMAKLKGAI; this is encoded by the coding sequence ATGACGCATTGCAAAAATTGCAATTTTGCCATTTCCGAAGAACAGAATTATTGCTCTAATTGTGGAGCGAAGATCGTGCGTGACAAGCTTAGCGTTCCCTATCTTTTTGGAGAATTCTTTGAATCCTTCTGGAGTATTGACTCGAACAAACCAGTACTTACTTTTATTGACCTTTTCCGTAGACCTGTGGATGTGATTCAGGGATATATTGAAGGCCTGCGTAAGAAATATATCAATCCTTACGGATACTTTACCATCGCGCTAACCCTTACTGGTCTCTATACTTACGTTAACCTGAAATATTTTCCAGAATATTTAGATGGTGGAGGTCTTGAGGTTAATACAGGAGAACGTGATATAACAAGGGAGGTCACTACGATGATCCTGGAACACATGAACCTTATCACCTTCCTTTTCATCCCGGTAATCACTTTATTCTCCAGGCTGGTCTTTTTAAAAAATAAGAAATACAATCTTGCCGAGCATTTGATCATCCATCTTTATGCTTATTCTCATATAAGCATTGTGTTCGCGATTTTAATCATCATCTCCTTCAGCAATCAATCCTTGTTTGCGGTAATGAACTATGCCACCATTCCTTTTTACATCATTTACTACAGTATCATTTTCAAGAAAATGTACCAGTTGACTTTTTGGAAATTGCTCCAGAAAAGTTTATTGTTCTTACTATTAGTGCTGCTTATTTTCGTGGTGGTTAGCCTGGTACTTGGCTTTTATATGGCAAAATTGAAAGGCGCGATCTAG
- the rho gene encoding transcription termination factor Rho, with protein MFEISELKAKKLPELKEIAQSLNVPKYKTLKKLDLVYQILDYQAANPAKVKEVLTEENAEPAKQETTKPSKVGSEKKPAKTPAKPAAKAPRPSRKESDPKEDKKEPRQKSTRERSPSSAKTDDRKKSDNRNDSRNESRNDNRNDRNDRNDNRNDRNHNNNSNSGNNKNDRNDNRNDNRNVNRNDNRNDNKKGNNGNRDNRNRYREPDYEFDAIIESEGVLDIMQDNYGFLRSSDYNYLTSPDDIYVSQSQIRLFGLKTGDTVQGQIRPPKEGEKYFPLIKINKINGLDPQVVRDRVSFEHLTPLFPKEKFNIAEKQATISTRVMDLFAPIGKGQRGMIVSQPKTGKTMLLKDIANAIAANHPEVYQIVLLIDERPEEVTDMQRNVKGEVVASTFDKEAHEHVRVANIVLEKAKRLVECGHDVVILLDSITRLARAYNTVQPASGKVLSGGVDANALHKPKRFFGAARNIENGGSLSIIATALTETGSKMDEVIFEEFKGTGNMELQLDRRISNRRIFPAIDLVSSSTRRDDLLLDENNVKRMWVLRKYLADMNPIEAMEFINDKIRNTRNNEEFLISMNG; from the coding sequence ATGTTCGAAATTTCAGAATTAAAAGCTAAAAAGCTTCCTGAACTTAAGGAAATTGCTCAATCGCTAAATGTTCCTAAGTATAAAACCCTTAAAAAACTGGATCTTGTTTACCAGATCCTGGACTACCAGGCAGCTAACCCAGCAAAAGTAAAAGAAGTACTTACAGAAGAAAATGCCGAACCGGCTAAGCAGGAAACCACAAAACCTTCGAAGGTTGGAAGTGAAAAAAAACCTGCTAAAACTCCTGCCAAACCTGCTGCAAAAGCACCGAGGCCTTCCAGAAAAGAGTCTGATCCAAAGGAAGATAAAAAGGAACCAAGACAGAAAAGTACTCGCGAGCGTAGTCCTTCTAGCGCAAAAACTGATGATCGCAAGAAAAGCGACAACAGAAACGATAGTCGCAATGAGAGCCGTAATGATAATCGCAACGATCGTAATGATCGCAACGACAATCGCAACGATCGCAATCATAACAATAATAGTAATAGCGGAAACAACAAGAATGACCGTAACGATAACAGAAATGATAATCGTAACGTCAATCGCAATGATAACCGCAACGACAATAAGAAAGGTAATAACGGAAACCGCGATAATCGTAACAGATACCGTGAGCCGGATTACGAATTTGATGCTATCATCGAGAGTGAAGGTGTACTGGATATCATGCAGGATAACTATGGTTTCCTAAGATCTTCAGATTACAACTACCTTACTTCTCCTGATGATATTTATGTATCGCAGTCACAAATTAGATTATTTGGTTTAAAGACAGGTGATACAGTACAGGGACAGATTAGACCTCCAAAAGAAGGAGAAAAATATTTCCCACTTATCAAGATCAATAAGATCAACGGACTGGATCCACAGGTTGTTAGAGACAGAGTTTCTTTTGAGCATCTTACACCACTTTTCCCGAAAGAGAAATTCAATATTGCTGAAAAGCAGGCGACGATCTCTACAAGGGTAATGGATCTTTTTGCTCCAATTGGTAAAGGTCAGCGTGGGATGATCGTATCTCAGCCTAAGACGGGTAAAACGATGTTACTGAAGGATATCGCAAATGCTATTGCGGCAAATCATCCTGAAGTATACCAGATCGTTCTACTAATCGATGAACGTCCTGAAGAAGTTACAGATATGCAACGTAACGTGAAAGGTGAAGTAGTTGCTTCAACTTTTGACAAAGAAGCTCACGAGCATGTTAGAGTTGCGAATATCGTACTGGAAAAGGCCAAAAGACTGGTGGAATGTGGACACGATGTTGTTATTCTACTTGATTCCATTACCAGACTGGCACGTGCTTACAATACGGTACAACCTGCCAGCGGTAAAGTATTAAGTGGTGGTGTAGATGCAAATGCACTTCATAAACCAAAACGTTTCTTTGGTGCTGCACGTAATATAGAAAATGGAGGTTCTCTATCTATTATTGCAACCGCTCTTACAGAGACTGGATCTAAAATGGATGAAGTGATCTTTGAAGAATTTAAAGGTACCGGTAACATGGAACTGCAATTGGATAGAAGAATTTCTAACCGTAGAATATTCCCAGCTATCGACCTTGTTTCTTCAAGTACGCGTAGAGATGACCTGTTGCTTGACGAAAACAATGTGAAGCGCATGTGGGTACTACGTAAATATCTTGCTGACATGAATCCTATCGAAGCGATGGAATTTATTAATGATAAGATTAGAAACACTAGAAATAATGAAGAGTTTTTAATTTCCATGAACGGATAA
- a CDS encoding diadenylate cyclase: protein MDIIDLRILDILDIVFVALLLYYVYKLVRGTAAVNIFIGIVVIYLVWLLTQLLQMELLSSVLGEFVGVGVFALIVVFQQEIRKFLLMIGSTNFTQKGRFLRSFKISRDDVRSKLDVEAIIDACEAMGKTYTGALMVIQKNNKLDFVKNTGDKMKIKLNQPIIESIFFKNSPLHDGAMVIEESMITATRVILPVSNDRSIPLRFGLRHRAAVGITEKTDALALVVSEESGQTSYIRDGQFVMFETMDELKVKIKEDIS, encoded by the coding sequence TTGGACATCATAGATCTTCGCATCCTCGATATTCTAGATATTGTTTTTGTCGCCCTCCTACTCTACTATGTTTACAAACTGGTTAGAGGTACTGCGGCCGTTAATATTTTTATTGGGATTGTGGTTATTTACCTTGTTTGGCTGCTAACACAGCTACTTCAAATGGAATTACTTAGCAGTGTTCTGGGTGAATTCGTTGGGGTTGGAGTGTTTGCACTTATTGTCGTTTTTCAGCAGGAGATCAGGAAATTCCTCTTAATGATTGGTTCCACAAATTTCACACAAAAAGGCCGGTTCTTACGAAGCTTCAAAATTAGCAGGGATGATGTGCGCTCGAAATTAGATGTGGAAGCCATTATTGATGCTTGCGAAGCGATGGGAAAAACCTATACTGGAGCTTTAATGGTCATTCAAAAGAACAATAAACTTGACTTCGTAAAGAATACTGGAGATAAAATGAAGATCAAGCTGAATCAGCCTATTATTGAATCTATATTTTTCAAAAACAGTCCGCTACATGACGGTGCGATGGTCATCGAGGAAAGTATGATCACCGCCACCAGAGTGATTCTACCTGTATCTAACGACAGATCCATTCCTTTGAGATTCGGACTAAGACACCGTGCTGCCGTAGGAATTACTGAAAAAACTGATGCGCTGGCTTTGGTAGTTAGTGAAGAGTCTGGACAAACCTCTTATATCAGGGATGGGCAATTTGTGATGTTCGAAACGATGGACGAACTGAAGGTGAAAATAAAAGAAGACATAAGCTAA
- the truA gene encoding tRNA pseudouridine(38-40) synthase TruA, with the protein MRYFLKLSYFGKAYHGWQNQPDSISVQEVLEQNLSKVLPFSVAIVGAGRTDAGVHARQMFAHFDASEEFDFEDLAYKLNSMLPKDIAISEVFQVRKDAHARFDAVARSYEYHLLQYKDVFAYDQAWYFRYELDLEKMNKAAEILKEYSDFQCFSKSRTDVHTYNCRIDEAKWVEKNGKFIFYITADRFLRNMVRAVVGTLLEIGQGKQPLEYMHEVIKSKDRGKAGTSVPAHGLYLTRIEYPETIRELDGI; encoded by the coding sequence TTGAGGTATTTCCTGAAGCTCTCATATTTCGGTAAAGCTTATCACGGCTGGCAAAATCAACCTGATTCTATTAGTGTTCAGGAGGTTCTTGAACAAAATCTAAGCAAGGTGTTACCATTTTCAGTAGCCATTGTTGGTGCTGGAAGGACAGATGCCGGTGTGCATGCAAGACAAATGTTCGCTCATTTTGATGCTTCGGAAGAATTTGATTTTGAAGATCTTGCTTATAAGCTAAATTCCATGCTTCCGAAGGATATTGCAATTTCTGAAGTATTTCAGGTAAGGAAAGATGCTCATGCGAGATTTGATGCTGTGGCGAGAAGTTACGAATATCATTTGCTTCAGTATAAAGATGTATTTGCTTACGATCAGGCATGGTATTTTCGCTATGAACTTGACCTCGAAAAGATGAATAAAGCTGCAGAGATCCTGAAGGAGTATTCAGATTTTCAGTGTTTTTCCAAATCGCGGACAGATGTACATACGTATAACTGCCGTATCGATGAAGCGAAATGGGTAGAAAAGAACGGGAAGTTTATTTTTTATATCACTGCAGATCGATTTTTGCGTAATATGGTTAGGGCAGTTGTAGGAACTCTGCTTGAAATTGGTCAGGGAAAACAGCCGCTGGAATACATGCACGAGGTGATAAAAAGTAAAGACAGGGGAAAAGCTGGAACTTCGGTACCGGCACATGGATTATATTTAACCAGGATCGAATATCCTGAAACGATAAGAGAACTAGATGGCATCTAA
- a CDS encoding BT_3928 family protein has translation MKAIVGICRVLVGVLFIFSGFIKLNDPVGFSYKLQEYFSEPVLDIPALIPFALIIAILLVIFELVLGIMLLIGFARKFTSWSLLLMIIFFTFLTFYSAYFNKVTDCGCFGDAIPLTPWESFYKDIILLILILVVFFNQKYIEPLFPQKYHKWAIFLSFMACFAFCYHVLMHLPMLDFRPYKIGNNIAEKMVVPEGAQEPVYEYQWKFKLEGEEKIITNQGAYPQVSGEFIGVETVQVEEGYIPPIHDFVIEGPEGDITTDILTTDKVLMFVMYNIRSTEMEGYEAIQDLAKEARTKNYRVIALTASGEDLQAKLQEKFDLDFDFYQADETALKTIVRANPGILVLRSGTVEQKKHWFDASDIRL, from the coding sequence ATGAAAGCAATTGTAGGTATTTGCAGAGTCCTGGTAGGTGTGCTTTTCATCTTCAGCGGATTCATAAAACTGAATGATCCAGTAGGTTTTTCATATAAACTACAGGAGTACTTCAGTGAACCGGTACTGGACATTCCGGCGCTCATACCTTTTGCTCTCATTATCGCTATTTTACTGGTGATCTTTGAGCTAGTGCTTGGGATAATGCTGCTTATTGGGTTTGCAAGAAAATTTACAAGCTGGAGCCTGCTCCTCATGATCATTTTCTTTACGTTCCTTACTTTTTACTCGGCATACTTCAATAAAGTTACAGATTGTGGCTGTTTTGGTGATGCTATTCCGCTTACTCCATGGGAGTCATTCTATAAAGATATCATTCTACTAATTCTGATTTTGGTAGTGTTCTTTAATCAGAAATATATAGAGCCGCTGTTTCCGCAGAAATATCATAAATGGGCAATTTTCCTGAGCTTTATGGCGTGTTTCGCATTTTGTTATCATGTCTTGATGCATCTCCCAATGCTGGATTTCAGACCCTATAAGATCGGCAATAATATAGCTGAAAAAATGGTAGTGCCTGAAGGTGCTCAGGAACCTGTGTACGAGTACCAATGGAAATTTAAGTTGGAAGGGGAGGAGAAGATTATTACCAATCAAGGCGCCTATCCTCAGGTTTCCGGAGAATTCATAGGCGTTGAGACGGTACAGGTCGAAGAAGGCTATATTCCGCCAATTCATGATTTTGTGATCGAAGGTCCGGAAGGTGATATTACGACAGATATTCTTACCACAGATAAAGTCCTGATGTTCGTTATGTATAACATAAGGTCTACTGAAATGGAAGGTTATGAAGCAATACAGGACCTGGCAAAAGAAGCGCGGACTAAGAATTATCGTGTGATTGCACTCACAGCATCAGGCGAAGACCTGCAAGCTAAACTCCAAGAGAAATTTGATCTGGACTTCGATTTCTATCAGGCAGATGAAACTGCGCTTAAAACTATTGTAAGAGCAAATCCTGGTATCCTGGTGTTAAGATCCGGAACCGTGGAGCAGAAAAAACACTGGTTCGACGCGAGCGATATCAGATTATAA
- a CDS encoding GNAT family N-acetyltransferase, whose translation MEIKHKESDSRGMFYIEKENSLVAELTYHKKGNVITIDHTEVKREMENQGIGSSLLKESVEFARKHNLKIDPLCPFAEVKFDENPEYSDVRVS comes from the coding sequence ATGGAGATAAAACATAAAGAAAGCGATAGCCGCGGAATGTTCTATATCGAAAAAGAGAATAGTCTTGTTGCTGAACTTACCTATCACAAAAAAGGTAATGTCATTACAATAGATCATACCGAGGTAAAAAGAGAAATGGAGAACCAGGGAATTGGTTCAAGCCTGCTGAAGGAAAGCGTTGAATTTGCTCGAAAGCACAATCTAAAGATCGATCCGCTTTGTCCCTTTGCTGAAGTAAAATTCGATGAAAACCCGGAGTATTCAGACGTTCGAGTTTCTTAG
- a CDS encoding DUF1599 domain-containing protein: protein MQNTSEQYDDVIGRCRSLFLNKMQDYGCAWRILRLPSLTDQIFIKAQRIRKLQESDVRKVDEDEKSEFIGIINYSVMALIQLEKGIADHPDLGPQDAIDLYDRNIAATKQLMMDKNHDYGEAWRDMRISSLTDLILQKLLRVKQIEDNQGKTLVSEGIDANYQDMINYSVFAMIHFQEAEK, encoded by the coding sequence ATGCAAAATACCTCCGAACAATACGATGATGTCATTGGCCGTTGTCGCAGTCTTTTTCTGAATAAAATGCAGGATTATGGATGTGCCTGGCGCATTCTACGATTACCTTCCTTAACAGATCAAATCTTTATTAAGGCCCAGCGTATAAGAAAACTACAGGAAAGCGATGTTCGAAAAGTTGATGAAGATGAGAAGTCTGAATTTATCGGGATTATTAATTATTCGGTGATGGCTTTAATTCAGCTTGAAAAGGGAATTGCAGATCATCCCGATCTTGGACCTCAGGACGCAATAGATCTATATGATAGGAATATTGCCGCAACCAAGCAGCTTATGATGGATAAAAACCATGATTATGGCGAAGCGTGGCGGGATATGCGAATTAGTTCACTTACAGATCTTATCTTACAGAAGTTATTGAGAGTGAAGCAAATTGAGGACAACCAGGGAAAAACGCTGGTCAGTGAGGGGATTGATGCAAATTACCAGGATATGATCAATTATTCTGTTTTTGCCATGATTCATTTTCAGGAAGCTGAAAAATAA
- the folP gene encoding dihydropteroate synthase translates to MFINCRGNLIDLSEPKVMGIINITPDSFFEGSRKQTDKEILSSAEKMLKEGASFLDIGAYSSRPGAQDISEEEELERMIPKLKLLEQHFPEVNFSVDTFRSRVAREAVENGAAIINDISAGNLDAQMIETVASLQVPYIMMHMKGTPQTMKNLNQYEDLTADILFYFSEKISAARIAGINDLIIDPGFGFAKNIAQNFELLNKLDLFKNLELPILAGLSRKSLIWKTLKSTPDNALNGTSILNTIALNKGASILRVHDVKEAMECIKLTSELNNYV, encoded by the coding sequence ATGTTTATAAATTGCCGTGGTAATCTCATCGACCTTTCCGAACCAAAAGTGATGGGAATCATCAATATCACTCCAGACTCCTTTTTTGAGGGTAGTAGGAAGCAAACAGATAAAGAGATTCTTTCCTCTGCTGAAAAAATGCTGAAGGAAGGTGCGAGCTTTCTGGATATTGGCGCTTATAGTTCCAGGCCTGGTGCGCAGGATATTTCAGAAGAAGAAGAATTAGAACGAATGATTCCGAAGCTGAAGTTACTGGAACAGCATTTTCCTGAAGTGAACTTTTCCGTAGATACCTTTAGATCCAGAGTCGCCAGAGAAGCTGTTGAGAATGGTGCTGCAATCATCAATGATATTTCTGCTGGGAATCTGGATGCTCAAATGATCGAAACCGTAGCCAGTCTGCAGGTTCCTTATATCATGATGCATATGAAAGGTACTCCGCAAACTATGAAAAACCTGAACCAATACGAAGATCTCACTGCAGATATTCTTTTTTACTTTTCTGAAAAGATTTCGGCAGCCAGGATAGCCGGAATAAATGATCTAATTATTGATCCGGGATTTGGCTTTGCTAAGAACATTGCTCAAAATTTCGAACTACTGAATAAACTGGATCTTTTCAAAAATCTTGAACTTCCCATACTCGCAGGACTTTCAAGGAAAAGTCTAATCTGGAAGACCCTGAAGTCCACACCTGATAATGCTCTGAATGGCACAAGCATTTTAAATACTATCGCACTTAATAAAGGAGCTTCAATTTTAAGGGTTCACGATGTAAAAGAGGCTATGGAATGCATCAAATTGACCAGTGAACTCAATAACTACGTTTAG
- a CDS encoding ATP-dependent Clp protease proteolytic subunit, with product MDTSKNKPGKIQDLIDNKFLEERKIYLWGMVNDKTAKHVIDRLEYLDLMGDGEIQLFINSPGGYVTDGFAIYDTIMSIKSPVSTICTGLAASMGSILLSAGEKGRRFIQPHAKVMIHQPSGGARGQASNIEIAANEILKTKHLSAEILAENCGTTTEKVLKDFNRDYWMDADESLDYGIVDGIFRK from the coding sequence ATGGATACATCTAAGAATAAGCCTGGTAAGATCCAGGATCTAATTGACAATAAATTTCTGGAAGAACGCAAAATTTATCTTTGGGGAATGGTCAATGATAAAACTGCAAAACATGTCATAGACCGACTGGAATATCTTGACCTTATGGGAGACGGCGAGATTCAGTTATTCATCAATAGCCCGGGTGGTTATGTAACCGATGGATTTGCTATTTATGATACCATCATGAGCATAAAATCACCAGTTTCAACAATTTGTACGGGTCTGGCAGCTTCCATGGGATCAATATTACTTTCCGCGGGAGAAAAAGGAAGAAGATTTATACAACCGCACGCGAAAGTGATGATTCACCAACCTAGTGGCGGAGCAAGAGGTCAGGCTTCAAATATTGAGATCGCGGCTAATGAAATACTTAAAACCAAACACCTTAGCGCAGAGATCCTTGCTGAAAATTGCGGGACAACTACAGAAAAGGTCCTTAAGGATTTTAATCGCGACTACTGGATGGATGCAGATGAATCATTGGATTACGGAATAGTAGACGGAATTTTTAGAAAATAA
- a CDS encoding ABC transporter ATP-binding protein, translated as MASNTGNAFDMALFKRLLGYTNPYKRIFYFVGVAAILVSLFGVLRPILLQETVDEALIPADFDSLIYYVSLMIGVLVLEVIFQFCFIYYANWLGQEVVRDLRVKLFKHMLGFKMQYYDKSAVGRLVTRAVSDIETIASIFSQGLFMIISDLLKMLVVIGVMFYKSWELTLIVLTVLPFIIYATRVFQKKMKLAFEEVRTQVADLNTFVQERITGMKIVQLFTREKTEYENFKKINDKHRKAWVKTVWYNSIFFPIAEMSTSITIGLIVWFGGLRVVAGDDMSLGIIVAFIELSQMLFRPLRQIADKFNTLQMGMVAANRVFGILDTESTIEDNGTIAVEHLDGEIEFKDVRFSYIPEEEVVKGISFRVEPGETVAIVGATGAGKSTIINLLSRFYEIDSGVIEIDGQDIKNLELKSLRSQIAVVLQNVFLFADTIMNNINLDNPDISDEDVIKAAKQIGIHEFIDSLPGGYYYNVKERGAMLSSGQRQLISFLRAYVSNPSILVLDEATSSVDSYSEQLIQDATDKITEGRTSIVIAHRLATIKKADKIIVMDQGKIVEIGNHQSLLQKTEGYYRKLYEVQFKEEESI; from the coding sequence ATGGCATCTAATACAGGAAATGCATTTGATATGGCGCTTTTCAAGCGATTGCTTGGATACACCAATCCCTATAAACGAATATTTTATTTTGTAGGTGTTGCCGCCATCCTTGTTTCTCTGTTTGGAGTTCTAAGACCTATTTTACTGCAGGAAACTGTAGATGAAGCCCTGATTCCCGCAGATTTTGACAGTCTTATATATTATGTAAGCCTAATGATTGGGGTTCTGGTGCTGGAAGTGATCTTCCAGTTCTGTTTTATCTACTATGCTAACTGGCTTGGGCAGGAGGTTGTTCGTGATTTGCGGGTAAAACTCTTCAAACACATGCTTGGTTTTAAAATGCAGTATTATGATAAATCTGCAGTTGGAAGATTAGTGACCAGGGCGGTAAGTGATATTGAGACTATTGCCAGTATTTTTAGCCAGGGACTTTTTATGATCATTTCAGATCTACTGAAAATGTTGGTAGTGATTGGTGTAATGTTCTATAAGAGCTGGGAGCTAACCTTGATTGTCCTTACAGTTTTACCTTTTATTATTTATGCAACGAGAGTTTTTCAGAAGAAAATGAAGTTAGCTTTTGAAGAAGTTAGAACTCAGGTGGCAGATTTGAACACTTTCGTTCAGGAACGTATTACAGGGATGAAGATCGTACAGTTGTTTACCCGTGAGAAAACTGAATATGAAAACTTCAAGAAAATCAATGATAAACATAGAAAAGCATGGGTAAAAACGGTTTGGTATAACTCCATCTTTTTTCCAATTGCTGAAATGTCTACCTCCATTACGATAGGTTTAATTGTATGGTTTGGTGGTTTAAGGGTAGTTGCCGGTGATGATATGTCTTTAGGTATTATTGTCGCATTTATAGAATTGAGTCAGATGCTATTCAGGCCACTGCGTCAAATTGCCGATAAGTTCAATACGTTGCAAATGGGAATGGTCGCCGCGAATCGGGTATTCGGGATCCTGGATACAGAATCCACGATAGAAGATAACGGAACTATTGCGGTAGAGCATTTGGATGGAGAGATCGAATTTAAAGACGTAAGATTTAGCTACATCCCAGAGGAAGAAGTTGTAAAAGGAATCTCCTTTAGGGTAGAGCCTGGTGAAACTGTGGCGATTGTAGGAGCTACCGGTGCCGGTAAATCAACTATCATAAATTTACTGAGTAGATTTTACGAAATTGATAGTGGAGTCATTGAAATAGACGGGCAGGATATTAAGAATCTTGAGCTTAAATCTTTAAGATCTCAAATCGCTGTGGTTCTGCAGAACGTATTTTTGTTCGCCGATACCATCATGAATAATATCAATCTTGATAACCCTGATATTTCAGATGAAGATGTGATCAAGGCTGCAAAGCAAATTGGGATTCATGAATTTATAGATTCGCTTCCTGGCGGTTATTATTATAATGTAAAGGAACGTGGAGCGATGCTTTCTTCTGGACAGCGGCAGTTGATCTCATTCTTAAGAGCTTATGTAAGCAATCCAAGTATTCTTGTGCTGGATGAAGCAACTTCTTCCGTAGATAGTTACAGTGAGCAACTCATACAGGATGCGACAGATAAAATTACTGAAGGTAGAACTTCCATAGTGATCGCTCACCGACTCGCGACCATCAAAAAAGCCGATAAGATCATAGTAATGGACCAGGGAAAAATTGTGGAAATTGGTAATCATCAAAGTTTGCTACAAAAAACAGAAGGATACTACCGCAAGCTTTATGAAGTCCAGTTCAAGGAAGAAGAAAGCATCTAG